Proteins found in one Micromonospora sp. WMMD1082 genomic segment:
- a CDS encoding bifunctional 3'-5' exonuclease/DNA polymerase, translating to MLVAVVSDDRGGGVLQPLDPAGAPLGAPEPVADLAAAVAARERADQPRWVWASGATLYPALLRAGVRVERCHDVELTETLLLGYAGRWGEPRGLAAAWARLSGAPVPADPPPRAAAPPGAGQAALFDAVPGPPGPGITALTRVYADQLDRVAATDAPGRFRLLVAAESAGALIAAEMGAAGLPWRADVHDAVLAELLGEPSPVGGPPRRLAELAARIADAFGVRQVHADSPAGLLRAFARAGVELPNTRAWVLRGVDHPAVPLVLEYKELYRIWTAHGRAWRDAWVRDGRFQPEYVPGGVVSGRWATRGGGALQIPKVIRRAAVADPGWRFVVADAGQLEPRVLAAVSGDARLAAAGATGDLYATLARDAFGGDRGRAKLALLGAMYGQTGGEAVPALAVLRRNYPTAFGYVEAAARTGEAGGLVRSWLGRTCPPGTAGFGAGDDGAADPDAAGDPQSPRARAARSRGRFTRNFVIQATAAEWASTLLAVLRGELAGTGAELVFFQHDEVLVHCPAEWAERVAEAVDRAGRRATALLFGDTPVRFPLDLSVVECYADAA from the coding sequence GTGCTGGTGGCGGTGGTCTCCGACGACCGGGGCGGGGGAGTGCTGCAACCCCTCGACCCGGCCGGCGCGCCGCTGGGCGCGCCGGAGCCGGTGGCCGACCTGGCCGCCGCGGTGGCCGCCCGGGAGCGCGCCGACCAGCCGCGCTGGGTCTGGGCGTCCGGCGCCACGCTCTACCCCGCGCTGCTGCGCGCCGGGGTCCGGGTCGAGCGGTGTCACGACGTGGAGCTGACCGAGACGTTGCTGCTCGGGTACGCCGGTCGGTGGGGTGAGCCACGCGGGCTGGCCGCGGCGTGGGCGCGGCTGAGCGGGGCACCGGTGCCGGCCGATCCGCCGCCCCGCGCCGCCGCGCCGCCGGGCGCCGGGCAGGCCGCGCTCTTCGATGCCGTGCCCGGCCCGCCGGGCCCGGGCATCACGGCGTTGACCAGGGTGTACGCCGACCAGCTCGACCGGGTCGCGGCGACCGACGCGCCGGGGCGGTTCCGGCTGCTGGTGGCCGCCGAGTCGGCCGGCGCGTTGATCGCGGCGGAGATGGGGGCGGCGGGTCTGCCGTGGCGGGCCGATGTGCACGACGCGGTCCTGGCCGAGCTGCTGGGGGAGCCGTCCCCGGTGGGCGGGCCGCCGCGGCGGCTGGCCGAGCTGGCCGCGCGGATCGCCGACGCGTTCGGCGTCCGGCAGGTGCACGCCGACAGCCCGGCCGGGCTGCTGCGGGCCTTCGCCCGGGCCGGGGTGGAGCTGCCGAACACGCGGGCCTGGGTGCTGCGCGGGGTCGATCATCCAGCGGTGCCGCTGGTCCTGGAGTACAAGGAGCTCTACCGGATCTGGACGGCCCACGGGCGGGCCTGGCGGGACGCCTGGGTCCGGGACGGCCGGTTCCAGCCGGAGTACGTCCCCGGCGGGGTGGTGTCGGGGCGGTGGGCCACCCGGGGTGGTGGTGCGTTGCAGATCCCGAAGGTGATCCGGCGGGCGGCGGTGGCCGATCCGGGCTGGCGGTTCGTGGTGGCCGACGCCGGGCAGTTGGAGCCCCGGGTGCTGGCGGCGGTCTCCGGCGACGCCCGGCTCGCCGCCGCGGGCGCGACCGGTGACCTCTACGCGACGCTGGCCCGGGACGCGTTCGGCGGCGACCGGGGCCGGGCCAAGCTGGCCCTGCTCGGCGCCATGTACGGGCAGACCGGTGGGGAGGCGGTGCCGGCCCTGGCGGTGCTGCGGCGCAACTATCCGACGGCGTTCGGCTACGTGGAGGCGGCGGCGCGTACCGGGGAGGCCGGTGGGCTGGTGCGCTCGTGGCTGGGGCGGACCTGCCCGCCCGGGACGGCCGGGTTCGGCGCCGGTGACGACGGGGCGGCCGACCCGGACGCGGCCGGTGATCCGCAGTCGCCCCGAGCCCGGGCGGCCCGGTCCCGGGGCCGGTTCACCCGCAACTTCGTCATCCAGGCCACCGCCGCCGAATGGGCCTCGACGCTGCTCGCGGTGCTCCGGGGCGAGCTGGCCGGCACCGGCGCGGAGCTGGTCTTCTTCCAGCACGACGAGGTGCTGGTGCACTGCCCGGCCGAGTGGGCCGAGCGGGTCGCCGAGGCGGTCGACCGGGCCGGGCGGCGGGCCACTGCGCTGCTCTTCGGCGACACCCCGGTCCGCTTCCCGTTGGATCTGTCCGTCGTGGAGTGCTACGCCGACGCGGCATGA
- a CDS encoding carbohydrate ABC transporter permease gives MSTVTHTPGGLAGPDQAPPPDRTRAERAGVGGGGAGARFFNGFSHLFLAVWTVMVVYPLLWVVMSALKTDAEVIRKPLSLIPERLQWDNFARAWTEGQIGAFFLNTVLVLTGSVFLTMLLGSMAAYVLARYDFPGNRLIYYTFLSGLTLPIYLAAVPLFKGVYNMGVVLPFLGPNKHLMLILVYVAWSLSFTVFFMHSFFRTLPNAIAEAGMVDGASHSRLFFSVMLPMAKPGLISIGIFNVLGQWNQWYLPTLLMQSVAGEPKNQVISQGLIELSVNQGYRSDWSGLFAGVTMAMLPVLVVYIVFQRQVQSGLTAGVGK, from the coding sequence ATGAGCACGGTAACCCACACCCCGGGTGGACTGGCCGGCCCCGACCAGGCCCCACCTCCCGACCGTACGAGGGCAGAGCGCGCGGGCGTCGGCGGTGGCGGCGCCGGGGCGCGGTTCTTCAACGGCTTCTCGCACCTGTTCCTCGCCGTCTGGACGGTGATGGTGGTCTACCCACTGCTGTGGGTGGTGATGTCGGCGCTCAAGACCGACGCGGAGGTCATCCGCAAGCCGCTGTCGTTGATCCCCGAGCGGTTGCAGTGGGACAACTTCGCCCGGGCCTGGACCGAGGGGCAGATCGGCGCGTTCTTCCTCAACACCGTGCTGGTGCTGACCGGCAGCGTCTTCCTCACCATGCTGCTCGGGTCGATGGCCGCCTACGTGCTCGCCCGCTACGACTTCCCGGGCAACCGGCTGATCTACTACACGTTCCTGTCCGGGCTGACCCTGCCGATCTACCTCGCCGCGGTGCCGCTGTTCAAGGGCGTCTACAACATGGGCGTGGTGCTGCCGTTCCTCGGCCCGAACAAGCACCTCATGCTGATCCTGGTGTACGTGGCCTGGTCGCTGTCGTTCACCGTCTTCTTCATGCACTCGTTCTTCCGTACCCTGCCCAACGCCATCGCCGAGGCGGGCATGGTCGACGGGGCCTCGCACAGCCGGCTCTTCTTCAGCGTGATGCTGCCGATGGCCAAGCCGGGCCTGATCAGCATCGGCATCTTCAACGTCCTCGGCCAGTGGAACCAGTGGTACCTGCCGACCCTGCTCATGCAGTCGGTGGCCGGGGAGCCGAAGAACCAGGTCATCTCGCAGGGCCTGATCGAGTTGTCGGTCAACCAGGGCTACCGGTCGGACTGGTCCGGCCTCTTCGCCGGGGTGACCATGGCGATGCTGCCCGTGCTCGTCGTCTACATCGTCTTCCAGCGCCAGGTGCAGTCCGGCCTCACCGCCGGCGTCGGCAAGTAG
- a CDS encoding xanthine dehydrogenase family protein molybdopterin-binding subunit: protein MSAAVGQRYARLEGHDKVTGTARYAVEYPAAGVAYAQLVPATIVRGVITAVDAEAALAVDGVLAVLHHGNAPRLAAGVDAELFRLQEPTVHFRGQAIAVVVAETLEAAREAAGLVRFDYAPQPHHTEFSAQDPGLYQPGHVNPSYPTDVLAGDFDAGFTAAEVRLDLTYRTPAYFNSPLEPHAATAQWQDGRLLVHDSSQGTSPGQEILARLFELPREAVRLVNPHVGGGFGGKLYLKVQTVLAAMAARVVDRPVRLALTRQQTFGPVGYRTPTIQRVRLGADRDGRITAVAHDAISQTSTVTEFAEQTAVYTRNMYAAPNRRTTHRLARLDVPTPFWMRAPGHTPGSFALESALDELALACQVDPVELRLRNDTAIDPESGHPFTSRNLAACLDDGARRFGWADRDPTPRARREGRWLFGTGVAGCCYPARVRPATASATASPDGSYEVRINAADIGTGARTALWQVAADALGAPPERVRIEVGDTALPPADPAGGSTGLASWSWAVVRACERLCDRLAKLRGSVPAGGLSVEVSIDDEVAAQATLPRYAYGAQFAEVRVDGETGEVRVRRQLGVFAVGRVVNPTTLRSQFIGGMTMGLSMALHEAGLFDARYGMWANHDLATYHVSSNADVPAVEAYWVADSDSQLNPLGIKGAGEIGIVGAAAAIANAVHHATGVRVRELPITLDKLLAA, encoded by the coding sequence ATGAGTGCGGCCGTGGGGCAGCGGTACGCGCGGCTGGAGGGCCACGACAAGGTGACCGGCACGGCGCGGTACGCGGTGGAGTACCCGGCGGCGGGCGTGGCGTACGCCCAGCTGGTGCCGGCGACGATCGTCCGGGGCGTGATCACCGCGGTTGACGCGGAGGCCGCCCTGGCGGTCGACGGGGTGCTGGCGGTACTGCACCACGGCAACGCCCCCCGGCTCGCCGCCGGCGTCGACGCGGAGCTGTTCCGCCTCCAGGAGCCGACCGTCCACTTCCGGGGCCAGGCCATCGCGGTCGTGGTGGCGGAGACCCTGGAGGCGGCCCGGGAGGCGGCCGGGCTGGTCCGGTTCGACTACGCCCCGCAGCCGCACCACACCGAGTTCTCCGCGCAGGATCCCGGGCTGTACCAGCCCGGCCACGTCAACCCGAGCTACCCGACGGACGTGCTCGCCGGCGACTTCGACGCGGGGTTCACCGCCGCCGAGGTCCGGCTGGACCTCACCTACCGGACGCCGGCCTACTTCAACAGTCCGTTGGAGCCGCACGCGGCGACCGCACAGTGGCAGGACGGTCGGCTGCTGGTGCACGACTCCAGCCAGGGCACCTCACCGGGACAGGAGATCCTGGCCCGGCTGTTCGAGCTGCCCCGGGAGGCCGTCCGGCTGGTCAACCCGCACGTCGGCGGCGGCTTCGGCGGCAAGCTGTACCTGAAGGTGCAGACGGTGCTCGCGGCGATGGCGGCCCGGGTGGTCGACCGGCCGGTCCGGCTGGCGCTGACCCGCCAGCAGACGTTCGGACCGGTCGGCTACCGCACCCCGACCATCCAGCGGGTCCGGCTCGGCGCCGACCGGGACGGGCGGATCACCGCCGTCGCCCACGACGCGATCAGCCAGACCTCGACGGTGACCGAGTTCGCCGAGCAGACCGCGGTCTACACCCGCAACATGTACGCCGCCCCGAACCGGCGCACCACCCACCGGCTGGCCCGGCTGGACGTGCCCACGCCGTTCTGGATGCGGGCTCCGGGGCACACCCCGGGATCGTTCGCGCTGGAGTCCGCCCTGGACGAGCTGGCGTTGGCCTGCCAGGTCGACCCGGTCGAACTGCGGCTGCGCAACGACACCGCGATCGACCCGGAGAGTGGACATCCGTTCACCAGCCGCAACCTGGCCGCCTGCCTCGACGACGGGGCCCGGCGGTTCGGCTGGGCCGATCGGGATCCGACCCCTCGGGCCCGACGCGAGGGCCGGTGGCTGTTCGGCACCGGAGTGGCCGGTTGCTGCTACCCCGCCCGGGTGCGTCCGGCCACCGCGTCGGCCACCGCGTCACCCGACGGCAGCTACGAGGTACGGATCAACGCGGCCGACATCGGCACCGGTGCGCGGACGGCGCTGTGGCAGGTGGCCGCCGACGCGCTCGGCGCGCCGCCCGAACGGGTGCGCATCGAGGTGGGCGACACCGCCCTGCCGCCCGCCGACCCGGCCGGTGGGTCGACGGGCCTGGCCTCGTGGAGCTGGGCGGTGGTCCGGGCCTGCGAGCGGCTCTGCGACCGCCTCGCGAAGCTGCGCGGCAGCGTGCCGGCCGGAGGGCTGTCCGTCGAGGTGAGCATCGACGACGAGGTGGCGGCGCAGGCCACGCTGCCGAGGTACGCGTACGGGGCGCAGTTCGCCGAGGTGCGGGTGGACGGGGAGACCGGCGAGGTCCGGGTGCGGCGTCAGCTCGGTGTCTTCGCCGTCGGCCGGGTGGTGAACCCGACCACCCTGCGCAGCCAGTTCATCGGTGGGATGACCATGGGCCTGTCGATGGCGCTGCACGAGGCGGGCCTGTTCGACGCGCGGTACGGCATGTGGGCCAACCACGACCTGGCCACGTACCACGTCAGCAGCAACGCCGACGTGCCGGCGGTGGAGGCGTACTGGGTCGCCGACTCCGACAGCCAGCTCAACCCGCTCGGGATCAAGGGCGCCGGTGAGATCGGCATCGTCGGTGCCGCCGCCGCGATAGCCAACGCGGTGCACCACGCCACCGGCGTACGGGTCCGCGAGCTTCCGATCACCCTGGACAAACTCCTGGCCGCCTGA
- a CDS encoding XdhC/CoxI family protein: protein MLAEVWPFVAQRQGAGQRVVLARLVRRAGPGSRPLGATMAVASDGAWSGSVSGGCVEGTLLDEARSVLDGARPRLVSISPGVDLMPWEPAPACAGELGVLICPVPTGPVYAAIGAALATRRPLALGVELREPFRWSTAASRDALPSGDDHFVEELDPGPVLLLVGATDLAAALATLAVPTGHRVVVVDPRPTYARRERVPAADDVICVWPDEWLAAASLGPRDAVLALTHDPRIDDRAIRAALIGSAGYIGALGSRETHARRLARLAGAPGLDRLAGPAGLDLGAASLAQTALSMLAEVVAVGNRRTGGRLCDARGAIRAAVLTTHDWTTSDGTTRGDTRPDLRL from the coding sequence GTGTTGGCGGAGGTGTGGCCGTTCGTCGCGCAGCGGCAGGGCGCCGGCCAGCGGGTGGTGCTGGCCCGGCTGGTGCGCCGTGCCGGCCCGGGATCCCGCCCGCTGGGTGCCACCATGGCGGTGGCCTCGGACGGCGCCTGGAGCGGGTCGGTCTCCGGCGGCTGCGTGGAGGGAACCCTGCTCGACGAGGCCCGCTCGGTGCTCGACGGGGCCCGTCCCCGCCTCGTCTCGATCAGCCCCGGCGTCGACCTGATGCCCTGGGAGCCCGCCCCGGCCTGCGCCGGGGAGTTGGGCGTGCTGATCTGCCCCGTGCCGACCGGCCCGGTGTACGCGGCCATCGGCGCGGCGCTGGCCACCCGCCGTCCGCTCGCGCTGGGCGTCGAACTCCGGGAGCCGTTCCGGTGGTCGACGGCCGCCAGCCGGGACGCGTTGCCGAGCGGCGACGACCACTTCGTGGAGGAACTGGACCCCGGGCCGGTGCTGCTGCTGGTCGGCGCCACGGACCTGGCCGCCGCGCTGGCGACCCTGGCGGTGCCGACGGGTCACCGGGTGGTCGTGGTCGACCCGCGTCCCACGTACGCCCGGCGCGAGCGGGTGCCGGCGGCCGACGACGTGATCTGCGTCTGGCCGGACGAGTGGCTGGCCGCCGCCTCGCTCGGCCCGCGTGACGCGGTGCTGGCGCTGACCCACGACCCGCGGATCGACGACCGGGCGATCCGCGCCGCCCTGATCGGGTCGGCCGGGTACATCGGCGCCCTGGGCAGCCGGGAGACGCACGCCCGGCGGCTGGCCCGGTTGGCCGGCGCGCCGGGCCTCGACCGCCTCGCCGGCCCGGCCGGGCTGGACCTCGGCGCGGCCTCCCTGGCCCAGACCGCGCTGTCGATGCTCGCCGAGGTGGTGGCGGTCGGCAACCGGCGGACCGGCGGCCGGCTATGCGACGCGCGGGGAGCGATCCGAGCGGCCGTCCTGACTACTCACGATTGGACCACGAGCGACGGGACAACACGAGGCGATACCCGTCCGGATCTTCGACTGTGA
- a CDS encoding sugar ABC transporter permease, with product MRHGVGRFATGFLALPVGLYLFYVVWPFLQAAGYSLTDWGGYSDRQQFVGLDNYVRLFADELIRKAFWHNVFFLVTVPLFTIALALFLAFLLNVGGREDRAGIRGVFGSGLYKVIFFFPQVLSLVVIAVMWQQIYRADGQGLINGVLMRIGLVDENDPITFMYDPEPFLGVPAVLWWLLLIAVWSGAGFYMVLFSAAMQSIPKDIYEAAILDGAGRFHTFFRITLPLLRDTVSVAWVYLGFIALDMFALVYIMTPSQGGPNHASEIFASVIHFNAFQKGQFGYACAIAVALAIFTILLAALQLRITRRERIEY from the coding sequence ATGCGGCACGGTGTTGGGCGTTTCGCCACCGGCTTCCTGGCGCTGCCGGTCGGGCTCTACCTCTTCTACGTGGTGTGGCCCTTCCTCCAGGCGGCCGGGTACTCCCTGACCGACTGGGGAGGCTACTCGGATCGGCAACAGTTCGTCGGGCTGGACAACTACGTCCGGCTGTTCGCCGACGAGCTGATCAGGAAGGCGTTCTGGCACAACGTCTTCTTCCTGGTCACCGTGCCGCTGTTCACCATCGCGCTGGCCCTGTTCCTCGCGTTCCTGCTCAACGTGGGCGGACGCGAGGACAGGGCTGGCATCCGGGGCGTCTTCGGCTCCGGCCTCTACAAGGTGATCTTCTTCTTCCCGCAGGTGCTCTCCCTGGTCGTCATCGCGGTGATGTGGCAACAGATCTACCGCGCCGACGGCCAGGGCCTGATCAACGGCGTGCTGATGAGGATCGGGTTGGTCGACGAGAACGACCCGATCACCTTCATGTACGACCCGGAGCCCTTCCTCGGCGTACCGGCGGTGCTGTGGTGGCTGCTGCTGATCGCGGTCTGGAGCGGCGCCGGCTTCTACATGGTGCTGTTCTCCGCGGCGATGCAGTCCATCCCGAAGGACATCTACGAGGCGGCCATCCTCGACGGCGCGGGCCGCTTCCACACCTTCTTCCGGATCACGCTGCCGCTGCTGCGGGACACCGTCTCGGTGGCCTGGGTCTACCTGGGCTTCATCGCGCTGGACATGTTCGCGCTGGTCTACATCATGACCCCGAGCCAGGGCGGGCCGAACCACGCCAGCGAGATCTTCGCCTCGGTGATCCACTTCAACGCGTTCCAGAAGGGCCAGTTCGGCTACGCCTGCGCGATCGCGGTGGCCCTGGCGATCTTCACGATCCTGCTGGCCGCGCTCCAACTGAGGATCACCCGTCGTGAGCGGATCGAGTACTGA
- the ngcE gene encoding N-acetylglucosamine/diacetylchitobiose ABC transporter substrate-binding protein — protein MSVSPDLNRRTLLRRAAAAGLLVTPAAGLLSACAGSTPSQNNDDAGEKSNDNPFGVQDGSAVKVVIFNGGLGDAWAKEDQAVFSAKHPNVTVNMSSTQKIKTEEQPKMATTPSDLIMNSGADLMDLSTLINEGAIEPLDDLLAAPAWDSEGTVADSLLPGTVSDGTFQGKFYVVFVAFTVWGNWYNGALFDREGWTPPTTFDEFFALAPQIKAKGIAPYVYDAVHGYYPRWALQSTIWKSAGKQAIVDIDNLKENAWRAEGILPALEAWEKLVKDKLVLPGKLDHTQSQQAWLDGKAAFIQVGTWLKNEMAATIPPGFELKLSDYWGLGASDKAPKDVYAGAGEGFVVPSKAPNKAAAKEFLRAVLSKAGSAKFAELTKSLASTKGSGDNVDDPALATANELMKNAGSDLISVKLWDFYADLDKESQNLSQELMAGRLTAAQFVDKMQAAADKVAKDSSITKQTRDA, from the coding sequence ATGTCCGTTTCCCCCGATCTCAACCGCCGGACCCTGCTGCGCCGCGCGGCGGCCGCGGGCCTCCTGGTGACCCCGGCCGCCGGTCTGCTCAGCGCCTGCGCCGGCAGCACCCCGAGCCAGAACAACGACGACGCCGGCGAGAAGAGCAACGACAACCCCTTCGGCGTGCAGGACGGCAGCGCCGTGAAGGTGGTCATCTTCAACGGTGGTCTGGGTGACGCCTGGGCCAAGGAGGACCAGGCGGTCTTCAGCGCCAAGCACCCGAACGTCACCGTCAACATGAGCTCCACCCAGAAGATCAAGACCGAAGAACAGCCCAAGATGGCGACGACGCCCAGCGACCTCATCATGAACTCGGGCGCCGACCTGATGGACCTGAGCACGCTGATCAACGAGGGCGCCATCGAGCCGCTGGACGACCTGCTCGCCGCGCCCGCCTGGGACAGCGAGGGCACCGTCGCCGACTCCCTGCTGCCGGGCACCGTCTCCGACGGCACCTTCCAGGGCAAGTTCTACGTGGTCTTCGTCGCCTTCACCGTGTGGGGCAACTGGTACAACGGCGCGCTGTTCGACCGCGAGGGCTGGACCCCGCCGACCACCTTCGACGAGTTCTTCGCCCTCGCGCCGCAGATCAAGGCCAAGGGCATCGCCCCGTACGTGTACGACGCCGTGCACGGCTACTACCCGCGCTGGGCGCTCCAGTCGACCATCTGGAAGTCGGCCGGCAAGCAGGCGATCGTCGACATCGACAACCTGAAGGAGAACGCCTGGCGGGCCGAGGGCATCCTGCCCGCCCTGGAGGCGTGGGAGAAGCTGGTCAAGGACAAGCTGGTGCTGCCGGGCAAGCTCGACCACACCCAGTCGCAGCAGGCGTGGCTCGACGGCAAGGCGGCATTCATCCAGGTCGGCACCTGGCTGAAGAACGAGATGGCGGCGACCATCCCGCCGGGCTTCGAGTTGAAGCTCTCCGACTACTGGGGCCTGGGCGCCAGCGACAAGGCGCCGAAGGACGTCTACGCCGGTGCCGGTGAGGGCTTCGTGGTGCCGAGCAAGGCCCCGAACAAAGCGGCGGCGAAGGAGTTCCTGCGTGCGGTGCTCTCCAAGGCCGGCTCGGCGAAGTTCGCCGAGCTGACCAAGTCTCTGGCGTCGACCAAGGGCTCCGGCGACAACGTGGACGACCCGGCGCTGGCCACCGCCAACGAGCTGATGAAGAACGCCGGCTCGGACCTGATCTCGGTCAAGCTCTGGGACTTCTACGCCGACCTGGACAAGGAGAGCCAGAACCTCTCGCAGGAGCTGATGGCCGGCCGGCTCACCGCCGCGCAGTTCGTCGACAAGATGCAGGCCGCCGCCGACAAGGTCGCCAAGGACTCGTCGATCACCAAGCAGACCCGCGACGCGTGA
- a CDS encoding nucleotidyltransferase family protein, whose amino-acid sequence MIIAAGGGRRIGGPEALLHQGGKPLVDQMIDTLTEAGCGQIVVVLGAAADQVRETADLSRATVVVNRAWGTGVGSSIRAGLAGIDDDRVEAAVVVPVDMPGLTAAAIRRVTALPFPDVLVCATYNGLRGYPMLFGRRHWPGIATLASADVGARPYLLAHKDQIVDIACDAVADGSRVDTPELMALYGLSVPEQRVGA is encoded by the coding sequence ATGATCATCGCTGCGGGGGGTGGCCGCCGGATCGGCGGCCCGGAGGCCCTGCTGCACCAGGGCGGCAAGCCCCTGGTCGATCAGATGATCGACACGCTGACGGAGGCGGGCTGCGGGCAGATCGTGGTCGTGCTGGGTGCTGCGGCCGACCAGGTCCGCGAGACCGCCGACCTGAGCCGCGCCACGGTGGTGGTCAACCGTGCCTGGGGCACCGGCGTCGGCTCGTCCATCCGGGCCGGCCTGGCCGGGATCGACGACGACCGGGTCGAGGCGGCGGTGGTCGTGCCGGTCGACATGCCGGGGCTCACCGCCGCGGCGATCCGCCGGGTGACCGCGCTGCCCTTCCCCGACGTACTGGTCTGCGCCACCTACAACGGGCTGCGCGGCTACCCGATGCTGTTCGGCCGCCGGCACTGGCCGGGCATCGCGACCCTGGCCAGCGCCGACGTCGGCGCCCGGCCCTACCTGCTGGCGCACAAGGACCAGATCGTCGACATTGCCTGCGACGCGGTGGCCGACGGCAGCCGGGTGGACACCCCCGAGCTGATGGCCCTCTACGGCCTCTCCGTACCCGAACAACGCGTCGGCGCCTGA
- a CDS encoding 2Fe-2S iron-sulfur cluster-binding protein — translation MDTEIALRVDGADHRLTVDTRTTLLDALRERLGNTSPKKGCDHGQCGACTVLLDGRRANSCLALAVAHDGAEIVTAAGLADGDGLHPVQRSFIAHDAFQCGYCTPGQIVSAVAMLEEAATGWPSAVTFAPPDGGPRTGPVDLAADPDEIRERMSGNLCRCAAYANMVPAIQEVARS, via the coding sequence ATGGATACCGAGATCGCGCTCCGCGTGGACGGCGCCGACCACCGACTCACCGTCGACACCCGGACCACCCTGCTCGACGCGCTGCGCGAACGGCTCGGCAACACCAGCCCCAAGAAGGGCTGCGACCACGGCCAGTGCGGCGCCTGCACGGTGCTGCTCGACGGGCGGCGCGCCAACAGCTGCCTCGCGCTGGCGGTGGCCCACGACGGCGCCGAGATCGTCACCGCCGCCGGGCTCGCGGACGGCGACGGCCTGCACCCCGTGCAGCGCAGCTTCATCGCGCACGACGCCTTCCAGTGCGGCTACTGCACACCCGGCCAGATCGTCTCCGCCGTCGCCATGCTGGAGGAGGCGGCGACGGGCTGGCCGAGCGCGGTCACGTTCGCGCCGCCCGACGGTGGGCCGCGGACGGGACCGGTCGACCTGGCCGCCGACCCCGACGAGATCCGGGAACGGATGAGCGGCAACCTGTGCCGCTGCGCCGCGTACGCCAACATGGTGCCCGCGATCCAGGAGGTGGCCCGCTCATGA
- a CDS encoding xanthine dehydrogenase family protein subunit M → MRPFRYERATDPSSAVALLARSPQAAYLGGGTNLVDLMKLDVARPDLLVDIRGVTSRAIEELPDGGVRIGAGVSNSDLAADPLIRLRYPVIAQAVLGGASTQLRNLATVGGNLLQRTRCPYFQDITTPCNKREPGTGCSAIEGHNRDLAILGASTDCIATHPSDLAVALAATDATVRTIGPDGGRSIPLTELHRLPGSEPQADNVLVHGELITAVDLPPLAFATRSYYRKIRDRASYAFALVSVAAAVDLADGRVRDVRIALGGVAHKPWRATRAEDLLRGGPATEERLRHAAEAELADARPQSDNAFKIPLARNAIVRTLLDLVDAT, encoded by the coding sequence ATGAGGCCATTCCGCTACGAACGCGCCACCGATCCGTCCAGCGCGGTCGCCCTGCTGGCCCGCTCGCCGCAGGCCGCGTACCTCGGCGGCGGCACCAACCTGGTCGACCTGATGAAACTCGACGTGGCCCGTCCCGACCTGCTGGTCGACATCCGAGGGGTGACCTCCCGGGCGATCGAGGAACTGCCCGACGGCGGGGTACGCATCGGTGCCGGGGTGTCCAACAGCGACCTGGCCGCCGATCCGCTGATCCGGCTCCGCTATCCGGTGATCGCCCAGGCCGTGCTCGGCGGCGCCTCCACCCAGCTGCGCAACCTCGCCACCGTCGGCGGCAACCTGCTGCAACGCACCCGATGCCCCTACTTCCAGGACATCACCACGCCCTGCAACAAGCGCGAGCCCGGCACCGGCTGCTCGGCGATCGAGGGACACAACCGGGACCTGGCCATCCTCGGCGCCTCCACCGACTGCATCGCCACCCACCCGTCCGATCTGGCGGTCGCGCTGGCCGCGACGGACGCCACGGTGCGGACGATCGGCCCGGACGGTGGCCGGAGCATCCCCCTCACCGAACTGCACCGGCTACCCGGATCGGAGCCCCAGGCCGACAACGTGCTGGTCCACGGTGAGCTGATCACCGCCGTGGACCTGCCGCCGCTGGCCTTCGCCACCCGCTCCTACTACCGCAAGATCCGCGACCGGGCCTCGTACGCGTTCGCGCTGGTCTCGGTGGCCGCGGCGGTCGACCTGGCCGACGGGCGGGTCCGCGACGTGCGGATCGCCTTGGGCGGTGTGGCGCACAAGCCGTGGCGGGCGACCCGGGCCGAGGATCTGCTGCGCGGCGGGCCGGCCACCGAGGAGCGCCTGCGGCACGCCGCGGAGGCCGAGCTGGCCGACGCCCGACCGCAGTCGGACAACGCGTTCAAGATCCCGCTCGCCCGCAACGCCATCGTCCGCACCCTGCTCGACCTGGTCGACGCGACCTAG